DNA from Nymphaea colorata isolate Beijing-Zhang1983 chromosome 4, ASM883128v2, whole genome shotgun sequence:
tgtatttaaaggaacattcatcattcatgtatatgaactatgaagtatgaggtatgcatatgaacaagacattccaaaataagaaatcaaacattcaaaaaacaaaataacatactaaacaacctaagagtattcaattacatcacaattcataagttcagaagtcaaaactcagaacatattgacatagttttcaaaactcaaaacaaaaagcatcgtcaatcgtcatttgcatcatcatcttcattcttcatcatcatcttcacttccttcattaacttcttcttctatcccctctgttgcaaatggaatgtcaccaacattccattgctcccccccagcctctccttcttcaacaatctctgctgctccttcaacattcaaaaaatcaagatcgtcctcatcaagtattgcagctggttcttcttcaacccaagaatctaatatatcaaaatggtcaatgaagataggatcatattgattgtgatgcttcctcgtagatgttgtttctagttgcctaacaagagaaaaaattaacaaattgttagagattaaaatatatattagaatttgatattcttgtataacaaaacaaatgtttacctttgtctcaacttcatattataacgaacataaacaaggtcattcaaccttttatgttccagcctattcctcttcttactatggatgtgctgaaatacactccaatttctttcacatccagttgcactacatgtttgactgaggattctaattgcaagcttccttaattctgggcaatcaggcccaaacctttcccaccacaaatctaataacagatggaaagtaaaatgTTGTCAgcaataaatatatgagaaggtagaataaaagttaaacaacaaaaactaaaagtataaagtttctttttctaatacctggacgcatagttgtcctgcatcgaactgctgtgtctctcgccatggtaccagaagccgtatcatatttgttgatcgacatatggatagcgtcttgttctttactgTCACTTACTAACACATCAatgcaatccaacatgccatactcgacctctctgtccttcttaaaagtgggaagatatctaatagcaggatttaggtagtaggctgctgcatgaagtgggcgatgaagttgtccagaccacctttcatctataatcttccatataggcatgtacaacttcttttttcccttcatattatctctaatggcctccttggctctatccatagactcgtataaatatccaatagaaggtctatcttcactatcaactaatctgaggactttcactagaggtacacaaatcttcaataagtgcacacatgattcccaaaagtcaacatcgaagatggtatccacaactgtcgtagcctttcttttataggcatgtggatatgcagcccaatcatcacttgaaaacatctgcctgagagaagttctttgcttgactataccctgcacagtcaaaacatttgtagcaaaccgtgtttgtgcaggtcgaatcaattcagccccatttgtgaatttcctcatcaaattcaagacataagcatgattgtaaataaacttcgtgatttcttggcatctgtgaactgtcaacttcatatcatccctttcaccaagatcctgaagcataagatttacacagtgagcagcacatggactccaataaaatgtcccatatcgtgctgctaacatttcacctgcagctttataatttgctgcattatcagtgataaattgtacgacattttcaggcccaacttcttctataactttatcaaaaatcccaaacaacacatcagcagtcttaggagtatcagacaaatcaacagattttaagaacatagtaccaagagggcaatatacaaggaagtttaccaatgttctgttcttgatgtctgtccacccatctgccattacactgcatcctgtagctttccagctcaattttagttcatcacaatatgtcttcacatctctaactatattgttgagaattttacctcgcaatttatgaaaagagggcattttatatcatcgccctacactagcaatcgcatctgctataggctgataatgataagagtttgctgcattgaagggaatggatgcatcatagaaccaccttcctatggtttcatctgctgcttcaataatatcctttgattgcatggctatacgaatctcaggctgagcaccagcagcagtataattgggaaaaaaattcttgatcgaaccagacatattgctcgacttcatagtaggtactctaccaccaccagtacgaccctgacttctgccacgtcctcgtgaaactgaacttacacttgcacctcttctttttctggttgcagaagaaccaccaccatgcatgatgcctttccctttagttgttttcaaactgacaccaacatcttcttgttcaagttgaacatcttcaccttcactttcttctccttcatgtgggtccccatatccttcctccgcatcttccatgtccttttcaatcctacttgctttcactgcatcaagaagttgctgacactggtgctttacatacgctggcaatgggatctcttgggagccattgcaggcagccacatcgctgtgtgtaccagctatatggtgtttaaagcgagaaatccctcctgatatgatttgcttacaataattgcacttaactcttaatctatttttgggattcacccttgtacaccactgccaacattatatctttacaaaacaagtaaaaacatacaaataaatgtaggaaataagagaaatgaacgattcaacggcaaaaatgagttatttcttaccttcttggtgttaaaaaccaaaaaaccctctttctccaagcttcccaccgtcccaagactccccacaacgaggaatgaagcttcttcaccggcaaatcttgatgcaatggagaaaatctctccctcccacgtctctggcagcgttgagaaacaagaagagagagagagaggagcgtcggtttgagaataagaagcaaaaaaggggcccgacggccccttttttaattttactcccgtatcgtgcgatacgggggtgtatcgcacgtatcgtgcgatacgcccaccgtatcgcacgatacgtgcgatacgcgtacgatacatACGCGTATCGTATTGATTAGGTGTACCGTATCG
Protein-coding regions in this window:
- the LOC116252940 gene encoding uncharacterized protein LOC116252940 isoform X1 codes for the protein MPSFHKLRGKILNNIVRDVKTYCDELKLSWKATGCSVMADGWTDIKNRTLVNFLVYCPLGTMFLKSVDLSDTPKTADVLFGIFDKVIEEVGPENVVQFITDNAANYKAAGEMLAARYGTFYWSPCAAHCVNLMLQDLGERDDMKLTVHRCQEITKFIYNHAYVLNLMRKFTNGAELIRPAQTRFATNVLTVQGIVKQRTSLRQMFSSDDWAAYPHAYKRKATTVVDTIFDVDFWESCVHLLKICVPLVKVLRLVDSEDRPSIGYLYESMDRAKEAIRDNMKGKKKLYMPIWKIIDERWSGQLHRPLHAAAYYLNPAIRYLPTFKKDREVEYGMLDCIDVLVSDSKEQDAIHMSINKYDTASGTMARDTAVRCRTTMRPDLWWERFGPDCPELRKLAIRILSQTCSATGCERNWSVFQHIHSKKRNRLEHKRLNDLVYVRYNMKLRQRQLETTSTRKHHNQYDPIFIDHFDILDSWVEEEPAAILDEDDLDFLNVEGAAEIVEEGEAGGEQWNVGDIPFATEGIEEEVNEGSEDDDEE